A region of Chlamydia crocodili DNA encodes the following proteins:
- the recA gene encoding recombinase RecA — protein sequence MNVPDRKKALEAAIAYIEKQFGSGSIMSLGKHSATHEISTIKTGALSLDLALGIGGVPKGRIVEIFGPESSGKTTLATHIVANAQKMGGVAAYIDAEHALDPSYASLIGANINDLMISQPDCGEDALSIAELLARSGAVDVIVIDSVAALVPKSELEGDIGDVHVGLQARMMSQALRKLTATLARSQTCAIFINQIREKIGVSFGNPETTTGGRALKFYSSIRMDIRRIGAIKGNESFDLGNRIKVKVAKNKLAPPFRTAEFDILFNEGISSAGCILDLAVEHNIVEKKGSWFNYQDRKLGQGREAVREELKKNKKLFDELEKRIFDITSSTKSAIVEEKKEEQTAQPVA from the coding sequence ATGAATGTACCTGATCGTAAAAAAGCACTAGAAGCAGCAATTGCCTATATCGAAAAACAATTTGGCTCTGGATCTATCATGAGTCTAGGGAAACACTCTGCCACTCATGAAATTTCAACTATAAAAACAGGAGCCTTATCTTTAGATTTAGCTTTAGGTATTGGGGGTGTTCCAAAAGGACGTATTGTTGAGATTTTCGGTCCTGAATCCTCAGGAAAAACTACATTAGCTACCCATATCGTTGCTAATGCTCAAAAGATGGGCGGTGTCGCTGCATATATCGATGCAGAACATGCTTTAGACCCCAGCTATGCTTCTCTTATAGGTGCAAATATCAATGATCTTATGATCTCCCAACCTGATTGTGGTGAAGATGCTTTAAGTATTGCTGAGCTATTGGCAAGATCAGGAGCTGTTGATGTTATTGTTATTGATTCTGTAGCCGCCTTGGTTCCTAAAAGCGAACTTGAAGGAGATATCGGCGATGTACATGTAGGCCTACAAGCACGTATGATGTCTCAGGCCCTACGTAAGCTTACAGCAACATTAGCACGTAGTCAAACCTGTGCAATATTCATTAACCAGATTCGTGAAAAGATAGGCGTTAGCTTCGGTAATCCTGAAACAACAACAGGTGGACGTGCTTTAAAATTTTATTCATCAATACGTATGGATATCCGTCGTATCGGAGCCATTAAAGGTAATGAAAGCTTTGATCTTGGAAACCGTATCAAAGTAAAAGTTGCTAAAAATAAATTAGCGCCCCCATTTAGAACTGCAGAATTTGATATTCTCTTTAATGAAGGCATTTCTTCAGCAGGATGTATTCTAGATCTTGCTGTAGAGCATAATATCGTCGAGAAAAAGGGTTCCTGGTTCAACTATCAAGATCGCAAGTTAGGCCAAGGAAGAGAAGCTGTTCGTGAGGAACTCAAGAAAAATAAAAAACTATTTGATGAGTTAGAAAAACGTATCTTTGACATAACCTCTTCAACAAAATCTGCAATTGTAGAAGAGAAAAAAGAAGAGCAAACAGCACAACCTGTAGCTTAA
- a CDS encoding CADD family putative folate metabolism protein, protein MKPCLDLLDKNIKEKHMLDHTFYMKWSKGELTKEQLKAYAKDYYLHIKAFPRYLSAVHSRCDNLEARKLLLDNLMDEETGHPNHIDLWKNFAYALGVTEEELENHVPSSAAQKKVDTFLRWCTGDSLSAGVSALYTYESQIPTVAETKISGLKQYFGFTAPEDYEYFTVHQDVDVRHAREERELIETLLNSDCNKVLQASREVCDALYDFLDTFLDEKDTCSATPPPVSDSKPSSCGCNCRH, encoded by the coding sequence ATGAAACCTTGTTTAGATTTATTAGATAAAAACATCAAAGAAAAACATATGTTAGATCACACCTTTTATATGAAGTGGTCTAAGGGAGAGTTAACGAAAGAGCAGTTAAAGGCTTACGCTAAGGATTATTACCTCCACATCAAAGCTTTTCCGCGTTATCTCTCAGCAGTTCATAGCCGTTGTGATAATTTAGAAGCGCGTAAACTACTTCTTGATAACCTTATGGATGAAGAAACAGGTCATCCTAATCACATAGATCTATGGAAAAATTTTGCTTATGCTTTAGGTGTTACTGAGGAAGAATTAGAAAATCATGTTCCCAGTTCAGCAGCTCAAAAGAAAGTCGATACATTTTTACGTTGGTGTACCGGAGATTCATTATCTGCAGGTGTATCTGCTTTATACACCTATGAAAGTCAGATCCCTACAGTTGCAGAGACTAAAATTTCTGGATTAAAACAGTATTTTGGTTTTACAGCTCCTGAAGATTATGAGTACTTCACAGTACATCAAGATGTTGATGTAAGACATGCTCGTGAGGAAAGAGAATTAATAGAAACGTTACTAAATAGTGATTGTAATAAGGTTCTACAGGCTTCTAGAGAAGTATGTGATGCTTTATACGACTTTTTAGATACTTTCTTAGACGAGAAGGATACTTGCTCAGCAACTCCGCCTCCTGTTTCGGATTCTAAACCTTCGTCATGTGGCTGTAATTGCCGTCATTAA
- a CDS encoding 5-formyltetrahydrofolate cyclo-ligase: MNTSVIAEKKKQREFFTSLRQSIQEPRLSQASQAVASFIQKFPEGSFVLSFVPFQSEINIDLANRILINKFSLALPQMQNHELTPVHVPSLEVLSKLTHPLRLSKFKLGTIQPQQITHVLVPALAFDNNNYRLGYGGGCYDRWLAVNSHPITIGLGFKEQKTHLLPREDHDIPLSQVFLA, from the coding sequence ATGAATACTTCTGTAATTGCTGAAAAAAAGAAGCAACGTGAATTTTTTACTTCCCTGAGGCAATCTATACAGGAACCACGCTTATCACAAGCCTCTCAAGCCGTTGCTTCTTTTATTCAGAAATTTCCCGAAGGAAGTTTTGTACTTTCCTTTGTCCCTTTCCAATCAGAAATCAACATAGATTTAGCAAACCGCATTCTTATCAACAAATTCTCTCTAGCCTTACCACAAATGCAAAACCATGAACTTACTCCTGTCCACGTGCCCTCATTAGAGGTTTTATCAAAGCTAACGCATCCTCTACGTCTTTCTAAGTTTAAATTGGGGACCATTCAACCTCAACAGATCACCCACGTTCTCGTTCCAGCTTTAGCTTTTGATAATAATAACTATCGTCTTGGTTATGGCGGTGGTTGTTATGATCGTTGGTTAGCAGTAAATTCTCACCCGATAACTATAGGTTTGGGATTTAAAGAACAAAAAACTCATCTTCTCCCTAGAGAAGATCACGATATTCCCCTATCTCAAGTATTTTTAGCATAA